The Gemmatimonadota bacterium DNA segment CCAAGAACCGAACGTGATGCAAGAAGTTTATTATTGGAAGTTGAAATGTAAAATATTTTAATTATTTATCGACATCATCCCCCGGGGACCATCTCACGGCCGCATTGGCTTGACGCGCTTTTCGGTAGATCGCTTCGGGATTACGCGCGTTCCAATCTATCCGGTATTTTAATCTGGCTTGTATAGCGACAGGGGATATGTACTACTACAAAAACAAGCCGGGACACCTACGGGGCAGGGGATTTGGCCATATAATGCAAGGTGTGGCAAGCCAGGATCGCAGATGGTCGCGGATATCTTATCCCCACGACACTTCAACCCAGGGTCCGTCTATATCTTCTCCAGGGCCTGTTCCAGGTCGGCGATCAGGTCGTCGGCGTTTTCAATACCCACCGAAAACCGGACGAGTTCGTCCTTGATGCCGATTTCGAGGCGTTCGGAACGGTCCATTTCGTAGAACGACATGATGGCGGGCTGTTCGATCAGGCTCTCCACGCCTCCCAGGCTCGGCGCGATGTAGGGGATGCGCAGCGCATCGATGAATCGGATGGTCGTTTCCATGTCGCCGTCGACCTCGAAGCTCACCACGCCCCCGAAACCGCTCATCTGCCTGCACGCCGTCTCATGGCCCGCGTGGCTTTCCAGGCCGGGATAGTATGTTTTCCGGATGCGGGGGTGCCCGTCCAGAAAACGGGCGACGGCCAGACCGTTCGCGTTGTGCTGTTCCATGCGCAGGGCGAAGGTCTTCAGCCCCCGGATCAGCAGGTACGCGCCGTGGGGATCGACGATACCGCCCGTGACGTCGCGGAACTCGCGGATGGCGGCGATAAGGGGGGCACTGCCCACGACGGCGCCCGAAAGCAGGTCGTTGTGGCCGCCCAGGTACTTGGTGGCGCTGTGGAGGACCAGGTCGATCCCGAAATCGAGAGGCTTCTGGTTATAGGGCGTGGCGAAAGTGCCATCAATCAGCACCTTGACGCGGTTCGCCGCGGCGATCTCGACGACCTGTTCCAAGTCGATCACGTTCAGGTACGGATTCGTGGGAGATTCGGATACGATGAGCCGGGTTTTGCCGGTGATCGCCGACGCCAGCTCCTCGCAATTGCCCGTCTCGACGAAGGTCACGTCGATGTTGTACCTCGGAAGGATCTGCCGGCAGAACTGGCGGCTGCGCCGGTAGCACTCGTCCATGACGATCACGTGGGCGCCGGAGGAGAGCATGGCGAGCAGCACGGAAGTGAACGCGCTCATGCCGGAAGAGAAAAGGGCGGCGTCCTCTCCGCCCTCCAACTCGGCGATCTTGCGCTCCGCCACCGACTTGGTGGGGTTGCCGTAGCGCCCGTATTCTTCCCGGTCGACCTCTCCCGTCGTGTAGTCGATCAGTTCCTGGGTATTCTGAAAAACGTACGTGGATGTCTGTACAATGGGATTGGTCACCGAGGAAAACGGTTTGTCACGATGCTCCCCTCCATGCACGGAGCGTGTGGACAGTCCCTTGTTGGCACGCGGCATGTAGTCGGTTTCCTTTGAGATATGACGCCCGGCCGAACCCACGGGCGCGACTTAAAATACGACGGGTTCTTCGTACGGCCCGTGCACTTCCTGCAGCACGCCCACGATTTCTCCCAGCGTCGCATAGGCCCTGACCGCGGCAAGCATGGCCGGCATGACGTTCGCCCCCTCCCTCAGGGCGGCTCCCAGGACATCGAGGGCCTTGCCCGCCTCGCGTTCGTCCCGCCGCCGACGGACCGATCCGAGACGGACGCGCTGTTCCCTTTCGATGCGCGGGTCGATCCGCAGCGTCTCGATGTCGCCGTTCCTCGGGGAGGCGAATTCATTTACGCCGGTAATGATCCGGTCCCGGTTTTCGATCTCCGCCTGGTGACGATTGGCCGCGGCCATGATCTCCCGCTGGGGAAAGCCCGCCTCGATGGCCGCCACCATGCCCCCGAAGGCGTCGATCTTCTCGAAATAGGCCTCGGCTTCTTCTTCCAACCGGTCCGTGAGGGATTCGACGTAGTATGATCCGCCGAGGGGATCGACCGTATCGGCCACGCCGGTTTCGTGGGCGATGATCTGCTGGGTTCTCACGGCGATGCGGGCCGCCTGTTCCGACGGCAGGGCGTAGGCTTCGTCCAGCGCGTTGGTATGGAGCGACTGGGTGCCGCCCAGCACGGCGGACAGGGCTTCCACGGCCGTGCGCACGATGTTGTTCTCCGGCTGCTGCGCCGTCAGGCTGCATCCCGCCGTCTGGGTATGGAATCGGAGCATCCAGGACCGCTCCGACCGGGCGCCGTACCGCCGGCGCATGTGGCGCGCCCAGATCCGCCTCGCGGCCCGAAACTTCGCGACCTCTTCGAAGAAATCGATATGGGCGTTAAAGAAGAAGGACAGCCGCGAAGCGAACCGATCGACGGCCAGGCCGGCGGCCAGGCAGGCGTCGACATAGGCGAAACCGTCCGCCAGGGTGAAGGCGAGTTCCTGGGCGGCCGTAGCACCCGCCTCCCGGATGTGGTATCCGCTGATGCTGACGGGATTCCACTGAGGTACCCGTTCGGTGCAGAAGACCACCGTATCGGCGACGAACTTCAGGGCCGGGGCGGGTGGGCAGATCCACTCTTTCTGGGCGATGTACTCCTTCAGGATATCGTTCTGCAGCGTGCCCCTCAGCGCGGTCCAGGGGATATCCCGTTTCTCCGCCACGGCCAGATACATGGCCAGCAGCACCGCGGCGGGGGCGTTGATCGTCATGGACGTGCTGATCTTGTCCAGCGGGATGCCGGAAAACAGGATCTCCATGTCCTCCAGCGTGTCGACGGCGACCCCGCATACGCCCACTTCCCCTTCCGACGACGGGTGGTCGGAATCGAAACCCATCAGCGTGGGCACGTCGAAGGCCACGGACAGGCCGTCCTGTCCCTGATCCAGAAGGAACTTGAAACGGGTGTTGGTATCCGCCGCAGAACCGAAGCCGGAGAACTGCCGGATGGTCCACGGGCGGCCCCGGTACAGGGAAGCGTGGACGCCGCGCGTATAGGGGAACTGTCCCGGGAAACCTTCGTCCCGCAGGTAGTCGGAGCCGGACCGGTCACCCGCCGTGTACAGCTCCTCCACCGGAGACCCGGAGATGTTCGTAAAGGACGGCTTGCGAAGGGGGCGTCCGTCCTGTTTCCCGTCCCTCGACTTTTTGCTGTTCAGGGTCTCGTCCATAACGACCGCCTTGCCAGACCTAATTGCGCCAAACTATTTCAGTTACACCCGGAAGCAACACCGTAATATAGGCGGAGGCCGGAGGCCGTCAAGCAGGAACTGGTCCCGTGAAACACCGGTCGGGGGCCGAATTCCGTTGACAGATCCGACGGGGCCTGATTAAGATGCGCGTGTCCCGGTCACGCCACTTCGCGAGCGGCGATTCCCGGATTTTCGCCCACCATGCTGCGCTCGTGTTCCATTACAACCAGTGAAATTCCGCCTCTTTTTCTCGTACGTCACACCGCCATGAATACACGCGAGATACCCCTCTTCCCGCTCAATACCGTGCTGTTCCCGGGCATGCCCCTGCACCTGCATATTTTCGAACCCCGCTACAAGGAAATGGTGCAGAAGTGCCTGGACGAGAAACTGGAATTCGGCATTCTTCTCCTCCACGAGACCCAGTTATGCCAGGTGGGCTGTACCGCCCGGATCACGCAGATATTGAGACAGTTCGAAAACGGGTCCATGGATATCCTCACCGAGGGACGGAGACGATTCCGCGTCCTTGACGTCCTGAACCGCGAATCCTACCTGGAAGCGGTCGTGGAGTACTTCGACGACGACAGCGAGGACATCCCCTCCGACCTGCTGAAGAAGGTGCTGAACGCCTACCAGAAGATGATCAGGCTCCAAACCAGGGGCGTGGGCGCCATCCGCGGCATCTTCGACCCGGTACACTTCTCCTTCATCATCGCGTCGACGATCGATATGGTCCTGCAGGAACGGCAGTCCCTGCTGGAACTGACCTCGACCACGGAACGGATCAGGAAACTCGACACGGCGCTCCTCGATACGACGCAGAAGCTGAACGAGCAGGAAAAGATGAAACGCCTAGCCGACATGAACGGACATGGCAAGCACGAGCCCGAAGAAAGCGAATCCGCAGACGACGATTAGTCCCGGAAGCACGCGCCGCCTGACGGCCATGGCCGTGGCCGTGGCGCTCGCGGTCCTCCTCGGTTTCATCCGCCTGTACCGGCTGCCCTGGGGTGGCTCGCTTTCGCTGAAGATCCTGCCTCTGGTCTACCTGGCCATCACGTATGGCCCCAGGGCCGGCATGGCCGGCGGTCTGGCGGCGGGCCTCGTCACGCTGATCGTCGATCCCGTCATACTGCACCCCATCCAGGTTGCCCTGGACTACCTGCTCCCCTACGCCATCCTGGGGATCATCGGATTCTTCCCCGCCTGGCCCAGGCTGGGAATCCTGGTGGCCGGCGCACTCCGGCTGGCCAGTCACGTGGTGTCCGGGGCGGTCTATTTCGCGGCCTTTACGCCCCCGGAACTGAACCGGCAGGTTTACGAACTGGTCCGGGATTACACGGGGATCATCCTTTCCCCCTTGCTCCAGCAATGGACGGCGCCGTGGCTCTACGCCCTGCTGTATAACGCCAGTGTCGTCGTCCCCGAGACCGTCCTGATGATACTTTTCGCCCCCCCGCTGATTCGCCGGCTCAACCGCGGCTTCGCGCCGGACCGGTACGCGTGAACCGGGGCCGGGGCCGGATTCCCGTCCCGGATCAGGCCGGCCGGCCCGGGGTACTGCGTCCGTCGCGGCCGAACGCTGTGGACCGGCCGCTACGCGGGTATTTTTCCTCTTGCCTGCCTGCATGCCCGCCCATATTATGAGACAGTTCACCCGGACCGTATTACCGGTAACGCCACTGCTTACGCCTCTTCCATTCAGGAGCGTTTGAACCATGTCGGAATCCCTGGAGCTGATCACCACCTCCAGCGACGAGGGGACGCTGCCGCTGCCCGAGCCGCTGTGCCGGGAAATATACGAGAAAATGCTGACCATCCGGCGATTCGAGGAAGCCGTACTGGAGATATACACGCAAGGCCTGATGCGCGGTCTCGCCCACCTGTACATCGGCCAGGAAGCCTCGGCGGTGGGCATCTGTTCCGCCCTGAACGACGACGATTATCTCACCAGTACCCACCGCGGGCACGGACACCTGATCGCCAAGGGCGGCAAGGTCGACCGCATGATGGCGGAAATGATGGGCAAGGTGGACGGTTACAACCGGGGCAAGGGCGGCACCATGCATATCGCCGACATGAGCCTGGGGATCCTGGGCGCGAATGGGATCGTCGGGGGCGGCATGGGCATGGCGACCGGGGCGGCCTTAAGCGGCAAGATGCGTAATTCCGGACAGGTGGCCGTGTGCTTCTTCGGCGACGGCGCCATCAATCAGGGCGCCTTCCTCGAATCCGCCAACCTGGCTTCCATCTGGTCGCTGCCGGTGCTCTTCGTCTGCGAGAACAACCATTATGGGGAGTATACGGCCGCCAGCGACGTTACGGCCGTCAGGGAACACGTGGCGGAACGGGCTGCGGGATTCGACATGCCGGCCATGGTGGTGGACGGCAACGACGCGGTCGCCGTGCACCAGACCGCGGTGGAGATGGTGAAACGGGCCCGGGCCGGCGAGGGGCCGTGCCTGATCGAGAACAAGACCTACCGGTACCGCGGGCACCACGTGGGCGACGGCGATCCGGAGAAGACCTACCGGACCCAGGAGGAGACGGACACCTGGCTCGCGAAAGATCCTATTCCCCGCTTCGCCCGGCGCATGATGAAGGCGGGCATGGTCGACGAGGCGGAACTGGAGTCCATCGATACCACCATTACCGGACTGGTGGAAGACGCCGTGGCTTTTGCGAATGACTCCCCCTATCCCACCGCCGACGAGGTGACCGAACATGTCTACGCCTGAGCGCCGGATCACCTACGGCGAAGCCGTCCGCGAGGCCATCGCGGAGGAAATGCGGCAGGACGAGACCGTCTTCTTCATGGGCGAGGACGTGGCCGCGGCGGGCGGGGTTTTCAAGGTCACCGTGGGACTGCTCGACGAATTCGGCGAAGAACGGGTGCGGGACACGCCCATCTCGGAAGCGGGCATCATGGGCGCGGGCGTGGGGGCCGCCCTGACCGGCATGCGGCCCATCGTCGAGATCATGTTCGGCGACTTCATCACCATCGCCATGGACCAGATCGTCAACCAGGCGGCCAAGATGTGCTACATGACGGGCGGTCAGGCCAGCGTGCCGCTCACGATACGGACCACCATCGGCGCGGGCCGTTCATCGGCGGCACAGCACTCCCAGAGTCTCCAGGCCTGGCTGTCCCACATTCCCGGGGTCAAGGTGGCCATCCCCTCCACGCCGGCGGACCTGAAGGGACTGCTCAAGACCGCCGTCCGCGACGACAACCCCACTGTCATCTACGAAGACAAGATGATGTACGCCCTGAAGGGACCGGTGCCCGATGACGACGACCATACCATTCCCTTCGGCGTAGCCGACATAAAGCGGGAAGGGTCGGACGTAACCCTCGTCGCCACTTCAAGCATGGTGCACACCGCGCTCAAGGCAGCGGACATGCTGGATAAGGAGCGAATCAGCGTGGAGGTGGTGGATCCCAGGACGCTGTCGCCGCTCGATATGGATACGATCATTCGTTCCGTCGAGAAGACCAGCCGCGCCGTGGTGATCGACGAAGCCTACCAGAGTTACGGCGTCACCGGCGAACTGGCCTCCCGGATCGCCGACGAGGCCTTCGACTACCTGGACGCCCCCGTCAAGCGGCTGGGCGCCATGGACGTTCCCGTACCCTTCAGCCCCGGGCTGGAGCCGGAAACCATCCCCGACGAGGGAAAACTGGTCCGGACCGTTCAGGGCCTCTTCCACGACGTCCCCATATAGCCGTATAGAAACCGGAGCATAATCTTAAATGAACCTGTGGCGCCTGCCCCTGCACTGGAAGATCATCATCGGGTTGATTCTCGGATTGCTATACGGGATCCTCTCCGCGGCCATGGGCTGGAGCCGGTTCACCGAGGACTGGATCACGCCCTTCGGCGACATCTTCCTGAACCTGCTCAAGGTCATCGCCGTACCCCTCGTGCTGGGCTCGCTCATCATGGGCGTCGCCTCCCTGTCGGACGTGAGGAAACTGTCCCGCATCGGGGGCCGTACGATTGCCATTTACATCCTCACGACGACCGTCTCCGTGACCATCGGGCTTTTCATGGTCAATCTGCTCGAACCGGGGACGGGCGTGCCCCAGGGATTGCAGGAACAGCTGCAGGCCGCCTACCAGTCCGACGCGGAATCGGACATGGAACGGGCCGAAACGGCCAGGGAGCGGGGACCGCTTCAGGTCTTCGTGGACATGACGCCCGATAACATCTTCGGCGCGCTGAGCAACAACGGGCGCATGCTCCAGGTCGTCTTCTTCTCCCTCCTCTTCGGCATCGCCCTGGTATTGATTCCGTCCGACAAGAGCAAACCCCTGGTGGATTTCTTCTCCAGCCTCACGTCGGTCATCATCCAGATCGTGAACATGATCATGGTCGTCGCCCCCATCGGGGTCTTCGCCCTGATCGCCAAGACCATCAACCAGGTGGCGAAAGACGACCTGTCCGCCGTCGGAGAACTCCTTGGAGCCCTTGGCTTCTACTGCCTGGTGGTCCTCCTGGGACTGCTGATCCACGGCATCGTCACCTACCCGGTCATGCTCAAGATCTTCTCCAACATGAAAATCGGGCGGTTTTTCCGGGGTATCGCCCCGGCCCAGCTCCTGGCCTTCTCCTCCAGTTCCAGCGGGGCCACGCTCCCCGTCACCATGGATGTGAGCCAACGGAATCTCGGAGTCTCGAAAGAGGTTTCCTCCTTCGTCCTGCCTCTCGGCGCCACGATCAACATGGACGGCACCGCGCTCTACCAGGCCGTGGCCGCCGTGTTCATCGCCCAGGCCCTCGGCCTCGGGCTCGACATGACCGCCCAGCTGCAGATCGTCCTCACGGCCGTCCTCGCCTCCATCGGCACCGCCGCGGTGCCCGGCGCGGGCATCATCATGCTGATCATCATCCTGGAGACCATCGGCGTGCCGGCCGCGGGCATCGCGCTGATCCTCGGCGTAGACCGCATTCTCGACATGTGCCGCACCGCGGTGAATGTCACGGGCGACGCTGCCGTGGCGACCTCGGTGGACGCCATGGAGAAACGGGCCGCCGCCAGACCGTCCGCCTAGCGTTCACGACAGACCGCTCGCATTCGAGTCAAAACAACGAAAGTTCGGGGCTTTTCGAAATGCGGGCGTGATGAATATCACTGCCGCCGGCCGTATTCCTCGTAGAACCAGGCCGCGCTGTCGATTCCCCGGTAGAAATTGGGCAGGTGGAACTTCTCGTTGGGCGCGTGGGCGTCGCAATCGGGCAGGCCGAAGGCCATCAGGACCGTGGGCAGGCCCAGTATCTCCTCGAACATGGCCACCACCGGGATGCTGCCGCCCTCCCGGATGTAGACGGGCTCCTTGCCGAAGCCCCGGGTGATGGCCTCGTGGGCGGCCGTCACCGCGGGGTGGTTCCGCGCCGTGAGGACCGGCTTCCCCGTACCGTGACGGATGACGTCCACCTTGACCGAGGGCGGCGCAAGGCTTCTGACATAGTCTTCGAATGCCCGGGCGATCTTGTCGGGGTCCTGGTTCGGCACGAGGCGCATGCTCACCTTGGCCATGGCCTTCGACGGGATCACGGTCTTCGATCCCTCTCCCGTGAACCCTCCAAGCATCCCGTTTACATCGAGCGTCGGCCGCGCCCACAGGCGCTCAAGGGTCGAGTACCCCTTTTCGCCCGTGGCTTCCGGCAGGCCCAGCTTCCCGGCGAAGCCTTCCTCGTCGAAGGGCAGCGCGGCAAGCGACGCACGTTCTTCGCCGTCCAGGGGAAGAACGTCATCGTAGAACCCCGGCACCGTGATCCTTCCGTCGCCGTCCACCATCCTGCCCAGCATCTCCGACAATACGTTCAGGGGATTGGGGACGGCGCCGCCGTAGACGCCCGAATGCAGATCTTTGTTGGGTCCCTCGAGCCGGACCTCCATGTAGGCCATGCCTCGCAAGGCATACCCGATCGAGGGCTGCTCGTAGTCGAACATGGACGTGTCGGAAATGACCACCACGTCCGCCGCCAGTTCTTCCCTGTGGCTTTCCAGGTAGGCTTCCAGGTTCTCGCTCGACACCTCTTCCTCGCCTTCGATCAGCATACGGACGTTCACCGGCAGCCGGCCGTTCTCCCGCAGGTGGGCCTCCAGCGCCTTCACGTGCAGCCAGACCTGGCCCTTGTCGTCTGTCGATCCGCGGGCGTAGAGATTGTCGCCCCGGATCACGGGATCGAAGGGATCGCTCTCCCACAGTTCAAAGGGTTCCGCGGGCTGAACGTCGTAATGACCGTAGAATAGGACGGTGGGCTTTCCGGGCGCGCCAAGCCATTCCGCCGTCACGATGGGATGGCCGGCCGTGGGGTTTACCGCCACGTGGTGCATGCCGATGCGTTCCAGTTCGCCGGCAAGGAAACGGGCGCATCGGCGCAGATCCTCGCGGTGATGGGGATGGGTGCTCACGCTGGGTATGCGGAGGAAGTCCTTCAGACCCTCCAGGGCCCGGGGCCGCTGGGCCTCCAGGTAGGATATGACGTTTTTCATGGTCCACGCTTCCGTTCATAGGGTTCAAATGACCAGGGGCAGGGCACCGGCCGTATGTGAGACGACCGGACCGGCACGTACTTTCGGCAGGGTACAGGAACAGGGGACGCCGGTGCAAGGGAAAAACAAGAGAAGAAACCGTTTCGGCCGGCGTGCGGGACGGAACATCCGAGATGCGGCTTTCACGTACGGGCCGGCCGTGCGGACTTGACAGTACGTGAGGATGGTCTTAGACTGGTAATCCGACATACGGCGTCCGGCGCATCAGGTGATTCCAAAGGCGACCGGACCGTTTCCGGAACAACGGGATAACGGCATGCGGACCTTCATCAGACAGTACCTGGGCGTGTTGCGCACGACGATCGGATCGGGGAACCTCAAGTTCTTCTACCGGTTCTTCATCTTCCTCTTCCTGTTGATCCTGGTCTATACGTTTCTGTTTCACGAACTCCAGGAAATGGAAGGGCGGGAACATACGTGGTTCACCGGATTCTACTGGACACTGGTCACGATGACCACGCTCGGGTACGGTGACATCGTCTTCACCAGCGACCTGGGCCGGATTTTCTCCCTGTGCGTCCTCATGACCGGACTGACGACGCTGATCATCGTGCTTCCCGTGGCCTTCGTCGAGTTCATCTACCGGCCGTGGCTCAGCGCCCACTCCATCGCGCGCGCGCCCCGGTCGCTGGAATCGACCTTCCAGGACCACGTGGTCATCACCCATCACGACGAGGTGACGAGTTCCCTTGCCGCCAGGCTCAAGCAGTACGGGAACGACTATGTATTCATCATACCCGACCTGGACGAAGCACTGCTCCTCCACGACCGGGGCCTCAACGTCGTGTACGGCGATCTGGATAACTCGGAGACCTATCGGCACGCGAACGTGGACCAGGCGGCGCTCGTCGTGGCAACCGG contains these protein-coding regions:
- a CDS encoding PLP-dependent aspartate aminotransferase family protein, with the translated sequence MPRANKGLSTRSVHGGEHRDKPFSSVTNPIVQTSTYVFQNTQELIDYTTGEVDREEYGRYGNPTKSVAERKIAELEGGEDAALFSSGMSAFTSVLLAMLSSGAHVIVMDECYRRSRQFCRQILPRYNIDVTFVETGNCEELASAITGKTRLIVSESPTNPYLNVIDLEQVVEIAAANRVKVLIDGTFATPYNQKPLDFGIDLVLHSATKYLGGHNDLLSGAVVGSAPLIAAIREFRDVTGGIVDPHGAYLLIRGLKTFALRMEQHNANGLAVARFLDGHPRIRKTYYPGLESHAGHETACRQMSGFGGVVSFEVDGDMETTIRFIDALRIPYIAPSLGGVESLIEQPAIMSFYEMDRSERLEIGIKDELVRFSVGIENADDLIADLEQALEKI
- a CDS encoding methylmalonyl-CoA mutase family protein — encoded protein: MDETLNSKKSRDGKQDGRPLRKPSFTNISGSPVEELYTAGDRSGSDYLRDEGFPGQFPYTRGVHASLYRGRPWTIRQFSGFGSAADTNTRFKFLLDQGQDGLSVAFDVPTLMGFDSDHPSSEGEVGVCGVAVDTLEDMEILFSGIPLDKISTSMTINAPAAVLLAMYLAVAEKRDIPWTALRGTLQNDILKEYIAQKEWICPPAPALKFVADTVVFCTERVPQWNPVSISGYHIREAGATAAQELAFTLADGFAYVDACLAAGLAVDRFASRLSFFFNAHIDFFEEVAKFRAARRIWARHMRRRYGARSERSWMLRFHTQTAGCSLTAQQPENNIVRTAVEALSAVLGGTQSLHTNALDEAYALPSEQAARIAVRTQQIIAHETGVADTVDPLGGSYYVESLTDRLEEEAEAYFEKIDAFGGMVAAIEAGFPQREIMAAANRHQAEIENRDRIITGVNEFASPRNGDIETLRIDPRIEREQRVRLGSVRRRRDEREAGKALDVLGAALREGANVMPAMLAAVRAYATLGEIVGVLQEVHGPYEEPVVF
- a CDS encoding LON peptidase substrate-binding domain-containing protein produces the protein MNTREIPLFPLNTVLFPGMPLHLHIFEPRYKEMVQKCLDEKLEFGILLLHETQLCQVGCTARITQILRQFENGSMDILTEGRRRFRVLDVLNRESYLEAVVEYFDDDSEDIPSDLLKKVLNAYQKMIRLQTRGVGAIRGIFDPVHFSFIIASTIDMVLQERQSLLELTSTTERIRKLDTALLDTTQKLNEQEKMKRLADMNGHGKHEPEESESADDD
- a CDS encoding energy-coupled thiamine transporter ThiT; the encoded protein is MASTSPKKANPQTTISPGSTRRLTAMAVAVALAVLLGFIRLYRLPWGGSLSLKILPLVYLAITYGPRAGMAGGLAAGLVTLIVDPVILHPIQVALDYLLPYAILGIIGFFPAWPRLGILVAGALRLASHVVSGAVYFAAFTPPELNRQVYELVRDYTGIILSPLLQQWTAPWLYALLYNASVVVPETVLMILFAPPLIRRLNRGFAPDRYA
- a CDS encoding thiamine pyrophosphate-dependent dehydrogenase E1 component subunit alpha encodes the protein MLTIRRFEEAVLEIYTQGLMRGLAHLYIGQEASAVGICSALNDDDYLTSTHRGHGHLIAKGGKVDRMMAEMMGKVDGYNRGKGGTMHIADMSLGILGANGIVGGGMGMATGAALSGKMRNSGQVAVCFFGDGAINQGAFLESANLASIWSLPVLFVCENNHYGEYTAASDVTAVREHVAERAAGFDMPAMVVDGNDAVAVHQTAVEMVKRARAGEGPCLIENKTYRYRGHHVGDGDPEKTYRTQEETDTWLAKDPIPRFARRMMKAGMVDEAELESIDTTITGLVEDAVAFANDSPYPTADEVTEHVYA
- a CDS encoding alpha-ketoacid dehydrogenase subunit beta — its product is MSTPERRITYGEAVREAIAEEMRQDETVFFMGEDVAAAGGVFKVTVGLLDEFGEERVRDTPISEAGIMGAGVGAALTGMRPIVEIMFGDFITIAMDQIVNQAAKMCYMTGGQASVPLTIRTTIGAGRSSAAQHSQSLQAWLSHIPGVKVAIPSTPADLKGLLKTAVRDDNPTVIYEDKMMYALKGPVPDDDDHTIPFGVADIKREGSDVTLVATSSMVHTALKAADMLDKERISVEVVDPRTLSPLDMDTIIRSVEKTSRAVVIDEAYQSYGVTGELASRIADEAFDYLDAPVKRLGAMDVPVPFSPGLEPETIPDEGKLVRTVQGLFHDVPI
- a CDS encoding dicarboxylate/amino acid:cation symporter, producing the protein MNLWRLPLHWKIIIGLILGLLYGILSAAMGWSRFTEDWITPFGDIFLNLLKVIAVPLVLGSLIMGVASLSDVRKLSRIGGRTIAIYILTTTVSVTIGLFMVNLLEPGTGVPQGLQEQLQAAYQSDAESDMERAETARERGPLQVFVDMTPDNIFGALSNNGRMLQVVFFSLLFGIALVLIPSDKSKPLVDFFSSLTSVIIQIVNMIMVVAPIGVFALIAKTINQVAKDDLSAVGELLGALGFYCLVVLLGLLIHGIVTYPVMLKIFSNMKIGRFFRGIAPAQLLAFSSSSSGATLPVTMDVSQRNLGVSKEVSSFVLPLGATINMDGTALYQAVAAVFIAQALGLGLDMTAQLQIVLTAVLASIGTAAVPGAGIIMLIIILETIGVPAAGIALILGVDRILDMCRTAVNVTGDAAVATSVDAMEKRAAARPSA
- a CDS encoding dipeptidase encodes the protein MKNVISYLEAQRPRALEGLKDFLRIPSVSTHPHHREDLRRCARFLAGELERIGMHHVAVNPTAGHPIVTAEWLGAPGKPTVLFYGHYDVQPAEPFELWESDPFDPVIRGDNLYARGSTDDKGQVWLHVKALEAHLRENGRLPVNVRMLIEGEEEVSSENLEAYLESHREELAADVVVISDTSMFDYEQPSIGYALRGMAYMEVRLEGPNKDLHSGVYGGAVPNPLNVLSEMLGRMVDGDGRITVPGFYDDVLPLDGEERASLAALPFDEEGFAGKLGLPEATGEKGYSTLERLWARPTLDVNGMLGGFTGEGSKTVIPSKAMAKVSMRLVPNQDPDKIARAFEDYVRSLAPPSVKVDVIRHGTGKPVLTARNHPAVTAAHEAITRGFGKEPVYIREGGSIPVVAMFEEILGLPTVLMAFGLPDCDAHAPNEKFHLPNFYRGIDSAAWFYEEYGRRQ